From a region of the Notolabrus celidotus isolate fNotCel1 chromosome 14, fNotCel1.pri, whole genome shotgun sequence genome:
- the aldoca gene encoding fructose-bisphosphate aldolase C-A: protein MTHHYPTLSEAQKRELHETALRIVSPGKGILAADESVGSMAKRLAQVGVENTEENRRQFRQILFSADDRINACIGGIIFFHETLYQHSDNGIPFVKTIRDRGIMVGIKVDKGVVPLAGTSGETTTQGLDGLSERCAQYKKDGAVFAKWRCVLKVSDANPSKLAIAENANVLARYSSICQQHGIVPIIEPEILPDGDHDLKRSQYITEKVLSAVYKAMSDHHVYLEGTLLKPNMVTAGHSCPTKYSPEEVAMATITALCRTVPPAVTGVTFLSGGQSEEEASVHLNAINNCPLAKPWILTFSFGRALQASALRAWRGHKENEKVATEQFIKRAEANSQACQGKYNGADHYSEVGQHIYGPCHAY, encoded by the exons ATGACACACCATTATCCAACACTTTCTGAGGCCCAGAAGAGGGAGCTGCATGAGACCGCTCTACGCATAGTTTCTCCAGGGAAAGGCATCCTGGCTGCAGATGAGTCTGTGG GCAGCATGGCCAAGCGGCTGGCCCAGGTTGGGGTGGAGAACACAGAGGAGAACCGCAGACAGTTCAGGCAGATTCTCTTCAGTGCAGACGATCGCATTAATGCTTGCATCGGAGGGATCATCTTCTTCCACGAGACGCTGTATCAGCACTCTGATAACGGCATTCCCTTTGTCAAGACGATCAGGGACAGGGGCATCATGGTCGGCATCAAG GTTGACAAAGGTGTGGTCCCCTTGGCAGGAACATCTGGAGAAACCACGACACAGG GTCTGGATGGTTTGTCAGAGCGCTGTGCACAGTATAAAAAGGATGGAGCCGTCTTTGCAAAGTGGCGCTGTGTCCTCAAAGTCAGTGATGCCAATCCTTCCAAACTGGCCATCGCAGAAAATGCAAATGTGCTTGCACGCTATTCCAGTATATGCCAGCAG CACGGCATTGTGCCCATCATAGAGCCGGAGATTTTGCCTGATGGAGATCATGACCTGAAACGAAGCCAGTATATCACAGAGAAG GTCTTGTCTGCAGTGTACAAGGCCATGTCTGATCACCATGTTTACCTGGAGGGCACTCTCCTCAAACCCAACATGGTCACAGCCGGACACAGCTGCCCCACCAAGTACAGCCCGGAGGAGGTTGCTATGGCAACTATCACTGCCTTGTGCCGCACTGTTCCCCCAGCGGTTACAG GAGTGACTTTTCTCTCAGGTGGTCAGAGTGAAGAGGAGGCCTCTGTCCACCTGAATGCCATCAACAACTGCCCTCTGGCCAAACCCTGGATCCTGACATTCTCCTTTGGCAGAGCCCTTCAGGCGTCTGCACTGAGAGCCTGGAGAGGACATAAAGAGAACGAGAAAGTCGCCACAGAGCAGTTCATCAAGAGAGCAGAG gcGAACAGTCAAGCATGTCAAGGGAAGTATAACGGTGCTGATCACTACAGCGAGGTTGGACAGCACATCTACGGTCCCTGTCATGCATACTGA